Genomic DNA from Bacteroidota bacterium:
AAACAAGAAACTTGTCTAGCCCTATTTCAAAAGAGATTTTATTTAAAGATTCACGATTAACGATTTTGGAACGCAGTTTTGACAAAAATCCCTCATCTCCATCAGGATAAGTTTTGCAAATATGTTCGGCAACAACCGTTGATAAAACAGAATCGCCAAGAAATTCAAGGCGTTCATTATTCACTTTATTTGCTAAAGATTTATGTTTAAAAGCTTGATTAAGAATTTCAATATCGTTTGGTTTAAAACCAAAACTTTTATGAAACAATGAAATAGATTCATTGTCTTTAACAAACAATCTTTTAAAAATCCTTTTAGACAAGTTTACTTAGCTTCTAACTTTTTATAAAGTAATGAAACATTATGTCCACCAAAACCAAAAGTGTTACTCAATGCATAATTTATCTCACGTTGTTGAGCATCATTCTTTGTAAGATTCAATTTAGAATCAATTTCAGGATCACGATTAAATTGATTTATAGTTGGAGGAACAATATTGTTTCTCATTGCCAAAATACATACTAATCCTTCAATAGCACCTGCCGCACCAAGTAAATGACCATGCATAGATTTTGTAGAACTGATATTCAATTTATATGCATTATCAGCAAAAACATCTTTAATAGCTATGGTTTCACTTATATCTCCACGAGGAGTTGCAGTGCCATGAACATTGATATAATCAATTTTTTCAGGATTAATTTCAGCATCTTTAAGCACATTTTTCATAACCAAACTTGCACCTAATCCTTCGGGATGTGGAGCTGTAATATGATATCCATCAGCAGAATAACCACTACCTGCAATTTCTGCATAAATAGTAGCTCCACGCTTTTTGGCATGTTCATATTCTTCAAGAATAAAACCAACACCACCTTCTCCTATCACAAAACCATCACGATCTCTATCAAAAGGTCTTGATGCTGTTTTAGGATCATCATTTCTAACAGACATGGCTTTCATTGAATTAAAACCACCAACGGCAATAGGACTAATTGATGCTTCCGAGCCACCTGCAACCATAACATCTACTCTACCATATCTTATATATTCGTAGGCTGAGCCAATAGCATTTGATGATGACGCACAAGCTGAAACTGTTGCGAAATTTACACCGTGAAATCCATATTTAATAGAAATATTACCTGCTGCAAGATCAATTATCATCTTGGGAATAAAAAAAGGACTAAATCTTGGGGTTCCATCACCTTTTGCAAAATTTGATATCTCTTCTTGCAATGCCGTTATTCCACCAATTCCTGATGCCCAGATAACTCCTGCTCTTTCTTTATCAATTTTTTCAAGGTCTAATCCGCTATCTTTAATAGCATTATCAGCACTTACCATTGCATATTGAGAAAAAAGATCTGATTTCCTTAGCTCTTTTCTATCCAAATAATCTTTTGGATTAAAGTTTTTAACTTCACATGCAAATTGAGTTTTGAATTTTTCTGCATCAAATCTTGTAATATTATCAGCAGAGCTAAAACCACTTTCAAGATTTTTCCAAAATTCGTCAATGGTATGGCCTAATGGTGTTATTAGACCAATACCAGTAACTACTACTCTTCTATAATTCATAATTTTATTTTGAATTATTTTACTTCTGCTTCAAGATATTTTATTGCTTCACCCACAGTTCCAATCTTCTCTGCTTGATCATCAGGAATTGATACGTTAAATTCTTTTTCAAATTCCATAATTAGTTCTACAGTGTCAAGTGAATCTGCACCTAAATCATTTGTAAAACTTGCTTCAGGAGTTACTTCACTCTCATCAACACCTAATTTTTCAACAATAATTTCTTTTACTTTTCCTTCTGTTTCAGACATATTTAAAATTTTTTAATTGGTTTCTAAAATAATTTTGTAATTTTAACTTTTATCTTAACATTAAAATTCGCCACAAAACTAATAATTCATAAATGATTAATAAAGAATCTGGTTAAGAAAATTATTGTTAAAACTGAAAAACTCAATTATGCAAAGACTTTTAGGCATTGTTTGTTTTGAAAAAAACTACAGACTTTCGTACTTTTTAAACAAAAAACTGGATATTAACTTAAGTAAACTAGGTAAATCTGTTGAAATAACTCATAAAAAAACATCTTTTGAATTGCCATATTTTTATGCTCAAAAAGAAGATTATCATTTTTTTCTTATTGAAAATAGATCTCCAATATCTCGAATATTTCCTAAATTTAAAAAAATTAATTACTGGTTATATATAACTAATGATAACGAACTTGACAAAAGGGATTTTGAAAAGGAGATTTCATCCATAAACATTATTCTTACTTCTTTAAAAATTGTTGATGAAAAAGTTTTCAATTTCTTTTCGGATATTCTTTATGTGTAATACTAATTCTGTTTTCACATTGGTATAAAAGGTATTCAATCAATTAATTGAAGAATATTCAGGTAGTTCGTCTAATCTTTTGTAGTTGTTTTCCTGTTTTTTCCAACAATAGCTTACCATTCCATTTGTAACAACAAGGTATTCAGATTTTATTTTTGAATTGTATGTGCCTAATTGAAATAATGTCTTTTTATTTATACTTATGCTTGGAGCTTTGCACTCTATTAATATTAATGGTATAGATTTTCGAGAATAAACAATTATATCTGTTCTTTTTAATAGTTTATTATATTTCATTCCGCTTTCTAAACTTATCATGCTTTTAGGATATTTTTTGAAGTTGATAAGATAGTTTACAAAATGTTGACGTACCCATTCTTCTGGTGTTAATACAACATCCATTTTTCTAATATTATCATAAATATATAGTTTGCCATTTTCATTTTTTAACAAATATTTATATTTTGGCAAGTTAAGATTGAGCATTTATCGTTAATTTTACACTTTATTTTAAATGATAAAATTAAGAAATGATAACCGATTATAAGAAAGTTATTGAAGGCATTAAAAACAAAAAATATTATCCTGTATATATTCTTGCCGGAATGGAAGCATATTACATTGATTTTATAAGTGATTACATTGCTAACAATATTCTTGAAAAAAGCGAAAGAGATTTTAATCAAACAATTGTTTATGGTAAAGAAACAAACATAGGCACTATTCGTGAAAGTGCTTTGAGATATCCTTTGATGGCAGAATATAATGTGATAATTGTTAAAGAAGCACAGTATTTAGATGACATTGAGAAATTGGAAAGTTATTTTAAAAAGCCAAATAAATCTTCAATACTGGTAATTTGTTACAAAAATAAGAAACTTGATAAGCGAAAAACACTTTATAAAAGTCTTTCAAAATATGTTTGTTATTTTGAAGGGCAACCAATTTATGATAATCAGTTGCCGGCATGGATAGAAAATTATGTCAAGTTAAATAAATTTAAAATAGATGAAAGGGCTACAATGCTGATAGGCGAATATCTTGGTCTAAACTTGAGCAAAGTAGCTAACGAGCTTGATAAATTATTCCTGATTAAAAAGAATGAAAAAACTATTAACTTAAATGACATCCAAAGAAATATAGGTATAAGTAAGGATTACAATGTTTTTGAGATACAAAAAGCATTGACTTTAAAAAATCACAAACGCCTTGTACTTATTATTAATTATATAAAATCAAATCCAAAGTCAAACCCGATTTATATGCTTACAGGTGTTCTTTTTGCGTATTTTAGCAAACTTCTCATTTTGCAGTATTCCTCCAATTTTGAATCAGCAGCTTTATCTATGGGTATTCGTTCTTTTCTGTTTAGAGAATATCAAACGGGAATTAGAAACTATCGTGGAAAAATTGAAAAAGTTTTAGCGATTATTCAGGATTTTGATTTGAAATCAAAAGGTATTGGTTCTAAAAGTGTTGAAGAGACTGAGCTTATAAAAGAAATGTTGTTTAAAATTCTCTACATCTAATGACCATTTCTAGTTCAGAAAATAGAAGAATAGATATTCCTCCATTAAATGAAAAATGGAAAAAACTTCTCAATAAAGAATTGAATTCAGATTATTTTTTTAGGATTTTAGAATTTTTAGAAAAAGAAAAATCAGAAAATCAAATAGTTTACCCCGAATATGAAAATATTTTCTCTGCTTTTAATCACAGATCTCC
This window encodes:
- the fabF gene encoding beta-ketoacyl-ACP synthase II — its product is MNYRRVVVTGIGLITPLGHTIDEFWKNLESGFSSADNITRFDAEKFKTQFACEVKNFNPKDYLDRKELRKSDLFSQYAMVSADNAIKDSGLDLEKIDKERAGVIWASGIGGITALQEEISNFAKGDGTPRFSPFFIPKMIIDLAAGNISIKYGFHGVNFATVSACASSSNAIGSAYEYIRYGRVDVMVAGGSEASISPIAVGGFNSMKAMSVRNDDPKTASRPFDRDRDGFVIGEGGVGFILEEYEHAKKRGATIYAEIAGSGYSADGYHITAPHPEGLGASLVMKNVLKDAEINPEKIDYINVHGTATPRGDISETIAIKDVFADNAYKLNISSTKSMHGHLLGAAGAIEGLVCILAMRNNIVPPTINQFNRDPEIDSKLNLTKNDAQQREINYALSNTFGFGGHNVSLLYKKLEAK
- a CDS encoding acyl carrier protein, producing the protein MSETEGKVKEIIVEKLGVDESEVTPEASFTNDLGADSLDTVELIMEFEKEFNVSIPDDQAEKIGTVGEAIKYLEAEVK
- a CDS encoding IPExxxVDY family protein, yielding MQRLLGIVCFEKNYRLSYFLNKKLDINLSKLGKSVEITHKKTSFELPYFYAQKEDYHFFLIENRSPISRIFPKFKKINYWLYITNDNELDKRDFEKEISSINIILTSLKIVDEKVFNFFSDILYV
- a CDS encoding type I restriction enzyme HsdR N-terminal domain-containing protein, which gives rise to MLNLNLPKYKYLLKNENGKLYIYDNIRKMDVVLTPEEWVRQHFVNYLINFKKYPKSMISLESGMKYNKLLKRTDIIVYSRKSIPLILIECKAPSISINKKTLFQLGTYNSKIKSEYLVVTNGMVSYCWKKQENNYKRLDELPEYSSIN
- the holA gene encoding DNA polymerase III subunit delta — its product is MITDYKKVIEGIKNKKYYPVYILAGMEAYYIDFISDYIANNILEKSERDFNQTIVYGKETNIGTIRESALRYPLMAEYNVIIVKEAQYLDDIEKLESYFKKPNKSSILVICYKNKKLDKRKTLYKSLSKYVCYFEGQPIYDNQLPAWIENYVKLNKFKIDERATMLIGEYLGLNLSKVANELDKLFLIKKNEKTINLNDIQRNIGISKDYNVFEIQKALTLKNHKRLVLIINYIKSNPKSNPIYMLTGVLFAYFSKLLILQYSSNFESAALSMGIRSFLFREYQTGIRNYRGKIEKVLAIIQDFDLKSKGIGSKSVEETELIKEMLFKILYI